The following nucleotide sequence is from Pandoraea thiooxydans.
TCGATGCCGCTCCAGCCGGGATAGAACAGCGCGCGGCGCCCGGCCATCGCTTCGATCAGCGCGTCGAGCAGTCGTTCGTTGTCGAAGCCGGCCATGCTGCCAAAGCCGATATAGACCGGCGCTTGCCCGGCGGCGAGAAAGTTCGCCAGCGCCGGCGGCGGCGTCCACACGGGGTCGGGTGCCAGCCACTGGCCGCACAAGTGTGCGTTGGCGGGCCAGTCGGCGGGAGCGGGCAGCAGGCTGGGCGAGACGCCATAGACCATCGGGTGACTGGACCATACGGCCGTGCGTGGCGGCAGCCCGAAGGCCGCGCGGGCGGCATTGGTTCGGTCGCGGAAAGCCTTCCACAACATCGTATTCACAAAGCGGTGGCTGGCCCGGTTAAGCGGTCGCGGCACCCACCGGGGCGGCAGAAACGGCGACGGGAAAGCGGTGCTCGGCGTGATCGGAATCATGCCGGAACCGATGCCCTGGACGCCCAGGTACTCGGCGGCGCAAAGCCCGACGAACGAGGCCAGCCCCGCGACCAGGATCGCATCGCAACCTTCGCAGGCCTGAACGATGGTGCGCATCCAGGCATCGGCGTTTTCGTTGGCAATATTCGCCAGCGCGCGTGCGGTGCCGTTAAATCCACCGCCCTTGGCGACCACGCCGGCGATCGCATGGTCCGCGCCAAGCGTGCCGCGGATGTCGCCGGCCAACGCGGTAGTCGGCACACCCAGCGCCTGAGCGCTGCCGAGCGTGGCGGCATCGGCGAGCAGCCGAGCCTCGTGGCCGGCATCGATCAAGCCTCGGCACAGCGCGGCGAACGGTCGCGCGTCGCCCTCGGTGCCATACGTCGCAACAATGAACTTCATCAGCTTTTCTTCCTGGGTTTGGGCGATGCCTTGGCCGGCGCACTGGCTGGGCTCGCTGCTCCGTGCAGGAACAATTCGACGGTTGCGTTGAATTCTTCGCGCAGTCTCAGGCTCGGGTCGGCAAGCCAGCGCAGCATGGCGCCGAGGTAGAGGTGGTGGAACGCAATGGCGAGGCTTTCCGCATCCAGATCGTCACGAATGTCGCCTGAAGCTTGCCCGCGCCGGATCAGCCAACCGAAAGTGTCGACGATGTCGCTCAATTGCTCGCTGTCGTGCGAGGCAGAGGGCACTGCGCCGATACCAAGGAACCGGAAGCGCAGGTAGGGCGCGAGATAGTCCGGATGGGTCTCGCACCAGTTGGCCGAGTGGTCCAGCACAAACCGCGCGCCTTCGGCGAAGCCGGGCCGGGTCTGCAGCGCCTCGTGCAGCATCGCCAGATTCGTCGCGAGTTCCATATGCAGCCAATGCGCGAGCACCGCCTCCTTGACCGGGAAATGGTTGTACAGCGTGCCCTTGGCCACGTCCGCCGCGGCGGCGATCAACTCCATGGTCACCGCCTCGTAGCCGTGGGCCTCGAATAGATCGGCAGCGGTGCGTGCAAGGTGCGCCATGGTTTGCAGGCGCTTGCGGTCTCGACGGCCTGAGGGCGGCGGCGTGGGCATGTGAGTTATAAATTTGAACGATGTTCAATATTGTGCATCGTTCATGAATTATGTGCAACACGAAGCATGGCGGTCGATGCGGGCGAAATCTGTCCGGCGGCGCGTTCGCCATGACACGGCAGCCGGTTTCGCGCGCTGGTCTGCCCCGATCCCGACCCGCTCGCTACGTTTTCAACACCCTGCTAGTGCAGATGCCGCAGCTTGTCCGGATTGCGCACCACGTAAATGGCGCGCACCTTGCCGTCCTCGATTTCGAGGGCGGTCGTCTGCAGTTCGCCGTCGGCCTCGCGCGTGATGAAGCCCGGCAGGCCGTTGATCAGGCACGCGCGCACGAAGGTCGAGGCGTGCTCGCGGAACAGGTCGGCCAGGCGCGCGTGCACCGCCATCACCGCTTCGAAACCGAGGACCGGGTGGCCAGCGGCCGATCGCTTGCCGCCGCCGTCCGCATGGATGCTCACGTCGGCGGCCAACAGCGCGCCGAGCGCACTCATGTCGCCGCTGCGCGAAGCCGCGAAGAACGCCTCGGCGAGCTTCAGGCCGTGCTGCTTCTCGACCTGAAAGCGCGGGCGTGATTCCCGCACATGGGCGCGCGCCCGGGTCGCGAGTTGACGGCACGCGGCGGGCTCGCGCTGGATGGTCGCGGCGATTTCGTCGAACTCCAGCCCGAACACGTCATGCAGCAGGAACGCCGCGCGCTCGAGCGGCGAGAGACGTTCGAGCGCGAGCATCAGCGGCAGCGTGATGTCGTCCTGCGGGTCTTCCTCCACGACCGGCTCGGGCAGCCATGGGCCGATGTAGGTCTCGCGCTGATGCCTGGCCGACTTGAGCTGGTCGAGGCACAGCCGCATCACCATGCGGCGCAGGTAGGCCTCGGGCACGCGCACCTCGGTGCGATCGGCGTTCATCCAGCGGATGAACGCGTCCTGCACGACGTCTTCGGCGTCGGCCACCGAGCCGAGCATCCGGTACGCGACCCGGATCAGCGTGCGCCGCAGCGGGTCGAAGCTCGCCGCGGCTTGCGTGGTGGGAGGCAGGTCCGTCATTCGGCCGCAACCCTGGCGGCTTTCAGCGCCGCCGGATCGGCCCACAGGCCGAAGCCGACCGCGAGGCGGTTCCAGCCGTTGATGACGTTGACGAGCAGCGTAAGGTTCACCTGTTCCTCCTGACTGAAATGATCGTTGAGCGCGCTGCGCGCGCCGGCCAGCGCATGGCCTTCGCACAGTCGCGTCAGCGCGTCGGTCCAGCCGAGCGCCGCGCGTTCGCGCTCGGAATAGCACGGCGCTTCGCGCCAGGCCGCCAGCAGATACAGGCGCTGCTCGGTCTCGCCTTTGTCGCGCGCATCGGTCGCGTGAATGTTAATGCAGTTCGCGCATCCGTTGATCTGCGACGCGCGCACTTCGACCAGCGCAACCAGGCTGGGCTCGAGGCTGCCGGCCGCGGCCAGCGATGTGCTCATCCAGGTTTTCATCAGGGCGGGGGCGGCGGCGAACGGATCGAGCTTGGCAGTCATGTGACATCTCCTTTGGTGAGGGTTCACCTGACATGACGAGCGGGCGGCCTCGCGTGTGACATCGGCGCGAAAAATTTTTCGGGCACCGCACGGGCCGCGCATGCGTGCGCGCCGGGTTCGACGCATCGGACAAGGGTTAACGCGCATTGCGACTCATGTCGTTTCATATAAACATATATATGACTAAACGACCAAATGATATTTGCCATGCAAATCGACAACCGCTTGCCGCGCTACCAGCGCCTGCGTGACGAGTTGGCCGCACAGATCGCCGAGCGGCGCTGGCGGCCGGGCGAGGCCATTCCCACCGAGCAGGAGCTCGCGCGCAGTTACGACGTTGCGGTGGGCACGGTGCGCAAGGCCGTGGATGTGCTGGTCGCCGAGGGCATGCTCGAGCGCTTTCAGGGGCGCGGCACGTTTGTGCGGCGGGTGAGTTTCGATGGTTCGCTGTTTCGCTTTTTCCGGTTTCAGAGCCGGCTTGGCGAGCGCCGCATTCCGTCGAGCCGCATTCTGAAGCGCGAAGTGCTCGAGGCGCCGTCCGCCGTTTCGTCGGCGCTGCAGATCGCGCCGAATGCCAAGGTGATTCGCATGTCGCGGCTGCGGATCATCGATGACGCCCCGATGCTCGCCGAGGAGATCTGGCTGCCTTACGAGCCTTTTGCCGCCTTCGCCGAGCTCGACCTCGCCGACATCGGCGATCTGCTGTACCCCGTCTACGAGGCGCAGTGCGGCCAGGTGGTCGCATCGGCCAACGAGACCCTGACCGTGGAGACGGTCGATCCGATGCACGCGCGGCTGTTGCGTATCGAGCGCGGCGCGCCGGTGGTGGTGATCGAGCGGCTGGCCTTCGGCTACGACCGTCGCCCGCTCGAATGGCGGCGCTCGCGCGGGCCGGCCAGTGAATTCCTTTACCAGGTCGAGATCCGCTAGAGATCGTCGCGACCGCTGTCAATGATTGAGGAGACCCATGATGTTCAGTTGGTTCAAGCAAATATCGTCGTCCGAAAAGCGTACCTTCTGGGCGTGCTTCGGCGGCTGGGCGCTCGATGCGCTCGACGTGCAGATGTTCAGTCTGGTGATTCCGGCGATCATCGCCGAATGGGCGATCAGTAAAACCCAGGCCGGTTATGTGGGCGGGGCCACGCTGATCGCCTCGGCGGTAGGTGGCTGGATTGCCGGTGCCATGGCCGACCGCATCGGGCGGGTGCGCACCTTGCAGATCACGATCGCGTTTTTTGCAGTGTTTACTTTCGCCTCGGCGTTCGCGCAGGACTACACGCAGTTTCTGCTGCTGAAAACGCTGCAGGGCCTCGGTTTCGGCGGCGAGTGGGCCGCCGGCGCGGTGCTGATGGCCGAGTCGATCCGCCCCGAGCATCGCGGCAGGGCGATGGGCACGGTGCAAAGCGCCTGGGCGGTCGGCTGGGCCGCCGCGGTGCTTCTCTATATGCTGGCGTTTTCCGTGATGCCCGCGCATATGGCCTGGCGCGCGATGTTCGCCGCCGGTATTTTGCCCGCGCTGCTCATTCTTTACGTGCGCCGTCATGTCAAGGAGCCCGAGGCGCCGCGCCAGGCGGCGCGCAACGCCGGCAACCGCGACGACAGCGCGCCGCTGGTCGGCATCTTCTCGCCGCGCATGCTGCGCATGACGCTGGTCGGCGCGCTGCTGGGCGTGGGCGCGCACGGTGGCTACTATGCGCTGATGACCTGGCTGCCGACTTACCTGAAGACCGAGCGGCACCTCTCGGTGCTCGGCACCGGCGGGTATCTGGCGGTGATCATCTTCGCGTTCTTTTGCGGTTGCGTGGCCAGTTCTCACTTGCTCGACCGCATTGGCCGGCGCGGCACGATCCTGTCGTTCGCGATTTGCTGCGTGGCCACGGTGCTGATCTACCTGTTCCTGCCGCTCGGCAACGCCGCGATGCTGGTGCTGGGCTTTCCGCTGGGGTTTTTCGCCGCGGGGATTCCGGCCAGCATGGGCGCGCTGTTCAGCGAGTTGTATCCGCGCGGCGTGCGTGGCACGGGCGTCGGATTCTGCTATAACTTCGGACGCGTCGCGTCGGCCGCTTTCCCGGTGCTGGTCGGGCATATGGCTGCGAGCATGCCGCTGGGCTATGCGATCGGGATCGATGCGGCGATTGCCTATAGTATCGTCGCGCTGGCCGTGCTGATGCTGCCCGAGACGCGCGGGCGCTCGCTGGCCGAGAGCCTGCCCGGCGGCGAGCCGGCGCAGGCAGCCACGGCCGGCCATCAGGCCCGCTACTGAGGCGCGCGGCGCTGCAGCCGCGCCGTGAGAGACTTCAATATGCCGGTGCGGCGGGTCGTTGGCCCGCCGCACCGACGATGTTTATGCAAAACGTATCGACCATGCTGGAGATTTCCGACTCGCTCGCCTGCGCGGCTTCGCCGCGTGCCGAAGCCATCACGGCCATCGATACGCACGCGCACGTGTTCGTGCGCGATCTGCCGTTGGCGCGGCAACGCCGCTACGCGCCGGGTTACGACGCGCCGCTTGGCGCCTATCTGGCGCAACTGGATGCGCACGGCGTGTCGCATGGGGTGCTGGTGCAACCCAGTTTTCTGGGAACCGACAACGCCTATTTGCTGCAATCGCTCGCCGCGCAACCGGAACGGCTGCGCGGCATCGTGGTGATCGACCCGCTCGAGGCCGCCGCGGATGCGCAGCGGCTGCAGCGATGGGCGCGGGCCGGCGTGGTCGGCATTCGCCTGAATCTGCTCGGCATGCCCGATCCCGATTTCGCTGCCGCCGCGTGGCAAACGCTGCTGCCGAGCCTGGCGGCATTGGGCTGGCAGATCGAATTGCAGTGCGAAGCGTCGCGGCTGGCCCGGTTGGTTCGGCCGCTGCTCGAACACGGCCTGGACGTCGTGATCGACCATTTCGGCTTGCCGGATCCGGCGCAAGGCGTCACCGACCCGGGCTTTCGTTATTTGCTGACGCTGGGCGCGACGCGGCGGGTCTGGGTCAAGCTCTCGGCGGCGTACCGCAGTGCCGCGGGCGTCGCCGGCGAGGCAATCGCACGCGCGGCGACGCCGCTGCTCAGGCACGCCTTCGGGCCCGAGCGCCTGCTGTGGGGCAGCGATTGGCCGCACACCCGCTTCGAGACCACGGTGGACTATAGCCAGGCTTGCCGCGCGATACAGGCGCTGCTGCCCGATGCCGACGAGCGGCGCGCGGTGCTGGTCGATACGCCGGCCCGACTCTTCAGGTTCGGTTGAGGCGGCGGGGCGCCCTGCCGCCAGACGCTTGCGCCCGCCTGCCGATTTTCGCGGCGAATGGCGTCGGGCAGGGTAATACAGGGTCGCGCGCCAGGCATACAGGGCTATAATGGCAGGCTTTCGCCTTTCCCCCCGAAACCATGCAATTGCGCTACCTGATGGATCAACGGACATTCCAGCGCGCCTACCGGCTGTGGCTCCACTATGGCATTTTCTGGCTTGGCGCCATTGCGGTGGGTCTGATCGCCGTGCTTTACGCTGAATTGATCGACGTCGGTTATGCCGCATTCCTGCATGTCGCCAAACATTATCCGTGGCTGCCGCTGCTGGTCACGCCCGCGGTCAGCGCGGCGTGCGTGTGGATCACGCTGAAATTCTTCAAGGGCTCCGAGGGCAGCGGTATCCCGCAGGTGATCGCGATGCTGCACGGGCCGGCCGAGCTGGGCGAGCGGCTGCTCACGATCCGCATTCTGATCGGCAAGATTCTGGTGTCGTTTCTTGCGATTCTCGGTGGCCTGACGATTGGCCGCGAGGGTCCGACCATTCACGTCGGTTCGGCGTTGATGTATAACCTGCGCCGCTTCTATCCGAAGCGCTTCCGTGCGATGCGCGGCGTCGCGCTGGAGCGGCGGCTGGCGCTGGCCGGCGCCGCGGCAGGATTGTCGGCCGCGTTCAATGCGCCGCTGGCCGGGGTGGTGTTCGCCATCGAGGAATTGACCCGCAGTTTCGAGCAGCGTACCAGCGGGGTGCTGATCACCGCGATTATCTTCGCCGGTATCGTCTCGCTGGGTCTGCAGGGCAACTACACTTATTTCGGCACCATCAATATCGGCTCGCGCTTTCCCGATCTGCTGGTCGTGGCCGTGGCGATGATCGGCGTGCTCGCGGGCTGCGCCGGCGGCATCTTCTGCTGGCTGCTGCTCAATACCTCGCGCTGGATGCCGGCCTCCGTGTTCGCGCTGCGCGCCAAGCGCCCGGTTTACTTCGGCGCCCTGTTCGGTCTGGTGATCGCCGTGGTCGGCGTGGCCTCGGGCGGCCACACGTTCGGCAGCGGCTACGCCGAAGCGCGCTCGATGCTGGATCAGCGCGGTCACTTCACGGTGTTTTACCCGGCGCTCAAAATGGTGTCGATGGTCGGCTCGTATTTGCCGGGCTCGCCGGGCGGGCTGTTCGCGCCGTCGCTGGCAATCGGCGCAGGCATCGGCAATACGCTGCACCTGGTGTTTTCGCAAATGCAGTTGCCGATGCTTATCGCGCTGGGCATGGTCGGCTATCTGGCCGCCGTCACGCAGAGCCCGATCACCGCGTTCGTCATCGTCATCGAGATGATCAACGGTCACGCGCTGGTGATCGCGCTGATGGCCACCGCGCTTATCTCCAGCCGCGTCTCGAGCTTCTTTGCGCCGCCGCTGTACGAGGCGCTGTCGGAGCGCTATCACAGTAACGAGCACAAGCAACCGGCAGCATGACCGGCGCTCACCAGGGCACGACGCGGCCGAGATAATCCAGATACTGCAACCCGGGGCGGTCCTGCTGCGTCTCGATGACGCTCACCAGCGCGGGAATGCTCTCGTCGATGCTCAGGCGCGCATCGGGCCCGCCCATATCGGTGCGTACCCAGCCAGGCGCCATCAGCAACAGGGCGCGTGAGTCGCCGGCGTGGCGCGCGGCAAAGCTGCGCATGAACATATTGAGCGCGGCCTTGCTGCCGCGATAGACCTCGTAGTTGCCGTTCTGGTTGTTGGCGACGCTGCCCTGA
It contains:
- a CDS encoding carboxymuconolactone decarboxylase family protein gives rise to the protein MTAKLDPFAAAPALMKTWMSTSLAAAGSLEPSLVALVEVRASQINGCANCINIHATDARDKGETEQRLYLLAAWREAPCYSERERAALGWTDALTRLCEGHALAGARSALNDHFSQEEQVNLTLLVNVINGWNRLAVGFGLWADPAALKAARVAAE
- a CDS encoding GntR family transcriptional regulator, yielding MQIDNRLPRYQRLRDELAAQIAERRWRPGEAIPTEQELARSYDVAVGTVRKAVDVLVAEGMLERFQGRGTFVRRVSFDGSLFRFFRFQSRLGERRIPSSRILKREVLEAPSAVSSALQIAPNAKVIRMSRLRIIDDAPMLAEEIWLPYEPFAAFAELDLADIGDLLYPVYEAQCGQVVASANETLTVETVDPMHARLLRIERGAPVVVIERLAFGYDRRPLEWRRSRGPASEFLYQVEIR
- a CDS encoding chloride channel protein — encoded protein: MQLRYLMDQRTFQRAYRLWLHYGIFWLGAIAVGLIAVLYAELIDVGYAAFLHVAKHYPWLPLLVTPAVSAACVWITLKFFKGSEGSGIPQVIAMLHGPAELGERLLTIRILIGKILVSFLAILGGLTIGREGPTIHVGSALMYNLRRFYPKRFRAMRGVALERRLALAGAAAGLSAAFNAPLAGVVFAIEELTRSFEQRTSGVLITAIIFAGIVSLGLQGNYTYFGTINIGSRFPDLLVVAVAMIGVLAGCAGGIFCWLLLNTSRWMPASVFALRAKRPVYFGALFGLVIAVVGVASGGHTFGSGYAEARSMLDQRGHFTVFYPALKMVSMVGSYLPGSPGGLFAPSLAIGAGIGNTLHLVFSQMQLPMLIALGMVGYLAAVTQSPITAFVIVIEMINGHALVIALMATALISSRVSSFFAPPLYEALSERYHSNEHKQPAA
- a CDS encoding sigma-70 family RNA polymerase sigma factor; this translates as MTDLPPTTQAAASFDPLRRTLIRVAYRMLGSVADAEDVVQDAFIRWMNADRTEVRVPEAYLRRMVMRLCLDQLKSARHQRETYIGPWLPEPVVEEDPQDDITLPLMLALERLSPLERAAFLLHDVFGLEFDEIAATIQREPAACRQLATRARAHVRESRPRFQVEKQHGLKLAEAFFAASRSGDMSALGALLAADVSIHADGGGKRSAAGHPVLGFEAVMAVHARLADLFREHASTFVRACLINGLPGFITREADGELQTTALEIEDGKVRAIYVVRNPDKLRHLH
- a CDS encoding glycosyltransferase gives rise to the protein MKFIVATYGTEGDARPFAALCRGLIDAGHEARLLADAATLGSAQALGVPTTALAGDIRGTLGADHAIAGVVAKGGGFNGTARALANIANENADAWMRTIVQACEGCDAILVAGLASFVGLCAAEYLGVQGIGSGMIPITPSTAFPSPFLPPRWVPRPLNRASHRFVNTMLWKAFRDRTNAARAAFGLPPRTAVWSSHPMVYGVSPSLLPAPADWPANAHLCGQWLAPDPVWTPPPALANFLAAGQAPVYIGFGSMAGFDNERLLDALIEAMAGRRALFYPGWSGIDTRRLPGNFLVIGNTPHDWLFPRTAAVIHHGGSGTSHSAARAGVPSIVTPFAGDQFFWAERLRLAGVAPCAVNGRRPKAAAFARALDFVAQTKVRSRAQALGELMQAENGVAAAVAMLERVVSR
- a CDS encoding amidohydrolase family protein codes for the protein MFMQNVSTMLEISDSLACAASPRAEAITAIDTHAHVFVRDLPLARQRRYAPGYDAPLGAYLAQLDAHGVSHGVLVQPSFLGTDNAYLLQSLAAQPERLRGIVVIDPLEAAADAQRLQRWARAGVVGIRLNLLGMPDPDFAAAAWQTLLPSLAALGWQIELQCEASRLARLVRPLLEHGLDVVIDHFGLPDPAQGVTDPGFRYLLTLGATRRVWVKLSAAYRSAAGVAGEAIARAATPLLRHAFGPERLLWGSDWPHTRFETTVDYSQACRAIQALLPDADERRAVLVDTPARLFRFG
- a CDS encoding MFS transporter, encoding MFSWFKQISSSEKRTFWACFGGWALDALDVQMFSLVIPAIIAEWAISKTQAGYVGGATLIASAVGGWIAGAMADRIGRVRTLQITIAFFAVFTFASAFAQDYTQFLLLKTLQGLGFGGEWAAGAVLMAESIRPEHRGRAMGTVQSAWAVGWAAAVLLYMLAFSVMPAHMAWRAMFAAGILPALLILYVRRHVKEPEAPRQAARNAGNRDDSAPLVGIFSPRMLRMTLVGALLGVGAHGGYYALMTWLPTYLKTERHLSVLGTGGYLAVIIFAFFCGCVASSHLLDRIGRRGTILSFAICCVATVLIYLFLPLGNAAMLVLGFPLGFFAAGIPASMGALFSELYPRGVRGTGVGFCYNFGRVASAAFPVLVGHMAASMPLGYAIGIDAAIAYSIVALAVLMLPETRGRSLAESLPGGEPAQAATAGHQARY
- a CDS encoding TetR/AcrR family transcriptional regulator, with the protein product MAHLARTAADLFEAHGYEAVTMELIAAAADVAKGTLYNHFPVKEAVLAHWLHMELATNLAMLHEALQTRPGFAEGARFVLDHSANWCETHPDYLAPYLRFRFLGIGAVPSASHDSEQLSDIVDTFGWLIRRGQASGDIRDDLDAESLAIAFHHLYLGAMLRWLADPSLRLREEFNATVELFLHGAASPASAPAKASPKPRKKS